The BD1-7 clade bacterium genomic interval ACGGGGTGGGTATTTGAGCCGGATTTCATCTTTGACTATACCCGTCTGTTTGTTGTGCTCAGTGGTATTCAGGCGGAGCGTATGAAAGCTGTTTTTATCACCGATCAAGGGGTGCTTGGGTATAACTTGGCCGATGGCACACTCACGGCCATGCCTATGGACGACACGATGGATAGCCGTGTTGAGCTGATAGGTGAAACGCGTGATCGCTGGCAGCACCTAGAAGCCGACTTGCTGGCTTGTATCATTCAACAACCTTAACAGCGACGCAGGCGTGACGTTTGCGGACAATAAATACGGAGAGATAGATGGAAGTCAGTGGAGGACAAGCACTGGTGGTTGCGATCTTGGTGCTGTTTGGCGGCAAGTATCTTAATCGGAAAGTGCGTTTTTTGCGGGAATTTAGCATACCGGAGGCGGTCAGTGGCGGCTTGATCGCGTCTCTGGTGTTTACCGCATTCTATGCGCTGACGAATACCGCGATTTTGTTTCCAACGGACAGCCGGGATGGCTTTCTGGTGTTGTTTTTCACCACCATTGGGTTGTCGTCGCGTTTTGCTCTGTTACGCGAAGGCGGCCGCATGTTAGCGATTTTACTGGTAGCGGCGGTTGGTTTTTTGTTTGTTCAGAATCTAGTGGGTGTTGGCGTAACATCCGTAGGGGCATTAAACCCCTACCTTGGGGTGTTGGCTGGGTCTGTATCTTTGTCGGGTGGACATGGTACTGCGATTGCCTGGTCTCCGGTTTTTGCCGAGCAGTACGGGGTGAATGGGGCCATGGAAATAGGTGTTGCTTGTGCCACATTTGGCTTGGTTTTGGGTGGTGTTATTGGTGGTCCGGTCGCTCGCTTTTTGATTCGTCGCAATCAGCTTCATGGTGATCCGGGCAAGGAATTGCTGTTGGGCGTTGATCGAGAAAAACATGGCATGATCAATGTGGATTCGATGCTGTCGACGATATTGGTGATTAGCCTGGCGGTGGGTGTGGGGTTGAATCTGCAGGGGCTTCTGCAGCAAGCAGGTATTCGGGTGCCGGATTTTGTGCCGTGTTTGTTCGGCGGTATTTTGTTAACCAATACTGTGCCGTACTTTGCCCCCCGGTTTGATTGGCCTACCGGCAAGCCGACGTTGGCGTTGATATCAGACTTGTGCCTGAGTTTGTTTTTGGCGATGTCGTTGATGAGCCTGCAACTCTGGACACTGATTGATCTGGCGCTGCCCATCATGTTGTTGCTGTTAGCGCAGGTGATCGCCGCAGTGCTATTTGCGGTTGTGTTTGTTTACACCTTGATGGGGCGCAATTATGCCGCGGCGGTGATGGCATCTGGCTATGTTGGTTTGGCTTTGGGCGCAACCCCTACGGCGATTGCCAACATGACCGCTGTAACTAAAAAGTTTGGCCCCGCGCCCGCAGCATTTGTGGTGGTACCGTTAGTTGGTGCGTTCTTTATTGATATCGCCAATGCGGTGGTTGTTAACACGGTTCTGGGCTGGCTTTCTTAATGTTTTGTTGAAATCAGCCCTGTCTCTTGAGTTGTAGATTCTTGGCTTGTAAGTGGGCAGGTTACGGTTTGTTGAGTGTTATCGGTTCGTTGGCTTTGGCTATTCGATGGAAGCCTGAGCCAAGAAGACGTTTGGCCAACGCGGCTTGTTTGGCAATGCTGGTGACCAGATAGCGAGGCCCTTTTTTACGCCCGTCGATAATATCCAATAAAACGTCAGCACAACTGCTTGCCGGCAACGTACCCTTGGTGATGCCGGGGTTTTCCAAGCGTTGTAAATGATGATCGTAGCTCAAGCGGGTTTTGCGATCGGCCAATACGGCTTTCATGGCACGTAAGGTGTTTTGACGGAAATTGGCCTCAATGGGGCCGGGCTCAATAACATGTACATTAATGCCTAGGCTTTCTAGTTCCAATCGGTAGGCATCTGCGGTGGCTTCCAGTGCATATTTGCTCATACAGTAAGGGCCGCGGAACGGTATGGTAATGAGACCGAGAATCGATGAATTAAAAACCAGTTTGCTGCCTTGGTTGAGGGCGGGTAGTAGCGCATTGGTTAAACAAATCGGGCCGATAACGTTGGTAGTATGTTGCTGGTGCAGAGACTCCCAAGTGGTATCTTCCAGCGCAATTTGAAGGCCATAGCCAGCATTGTTAAACAGCGTATCAATACGATTGTCTGCTGCGGCCAGAATTTCAGCAGCAGCGGTTTCAATGGCGTTTTTATCGGTCAATTCCAGTGGTATAGCAGTTGCGCCGAGTTGCGTGAGCTTTTCTAGGTCATCAGTTTTACGCGCCGTTGCGATGACTTTGTAGCCGGCTTTTAAGCAGGCTTCAACCGAGGCCAAACCAATGCCGGTGGATGCGCCGGTGATAACAATCGTTTTCATAGATATTCCTCGGTATGTAGTCGCGAACCTAGATTAGATTCCAATCCGATGTTCGTCAGGCTGTCTGAATATAGTCGCTGGCCCGTAGCCGGTGATACGTTGTATTGGCATAAGGGACGATAACCGGGTTAGGGTCAACGATTTCAATCGGAATTTTCCGTTGGCGAGCAATTTCCAGTGCCATATTAGTGATGTTGACGCTGAATGATGTTCCCATAAAAACCATACGTTCCGCACTTTTCATGCGTTTTTCCGCCTCGGATATCCGATAGAGATCGGTGTAATACTCGTCGAATAACAGCACAAACGGTTTATACGAGTGGTAGAGCTCGGGTTGGCCGTTGATGTTAAAAAGTGCCAACAATGAATTGTCGAGGTTTTCGGTATCGACGTTATCCCAAGGTGCCGCGACGATATCTACCGGTTGGTCCTGCTGGTGATAAATTGTCATTTGATCAAGCCGGCCGTGGATAGCGATGTAATTCGGGTTGCCTGCTTTGCCATCCAAACCATCGATATTTTGCGTAATCAGGTTTTTGTCGGCTAGAAAGTGATGCACATCATTAGGCCCGTGATGCCGGTAGGTGGCAAAACGGTGGTAGTACCAGCGCAAAAATTCACGCGGATGATGCTGGTACATGTGCCGGGTAGCCATTTCTTGTGGGGTATAGTTACGGCTGCCTATCGTCCAGTAGCCGTCTTCGCCACGAAAAGTCGGAATACCGCTTTCGGCACTGACACCAGCGCCTGTGATATATAGGGTGCCATTCTGGTCGAGGCTGGATGTGCTGTCTGTCATAAAACGCCAATTACCGTAGGGTTGCGCGAACGGAGAGGGGAATCCTGTCACCGGTGTTTGGGGGATAAGTTGTTATGGGTTTTGAACGCAGTGCATGAGTATCAGGAATTTATCACGTTTTGCCGGTGTTTTTTCGATCGTGCTGCCGAGGAAAAACGATTTTAGCCCTTTTCGTGTATATTGAGGGTGGCCTTGAAATGTCACATGGCTGATAAACCCTCTCCAATTACTGATATCTCTGTATGCGCTTTCTGACAATAACACTTTGGCTTTTATGTTTGCCTCTCAGCTATGCGAATGCTGGCGATTGTGCTCGAGTGAGAGTCGCGGTTGCGGCAAATTTTGTTTCGACAGCTAAGGTGTTGGTGCGTGCGTTCATGCACCAACAAGGTGACCCTAGGCAAGAAAACCATGATGGCCAAGATGGTAAACAAGATAAAGAAAGCCGCGATAATCAGATTTGCGTGGATGTGAGCTCTGGGTCTTCTGGAAAATTAGCCGCGCAAATTGTTCATGGTGCGCCGTTTGATGTGTTTTTGTCTGCCGATCAGGCTAAACCACAGTTTTTGATTGAGAAAGGTTTGGCAAATGTTGATTCGCGTTTTACTTACGCGAACGGCGTGCTGGTTCTATGGCAATCGCATCGTGAAGATGGCGCCACCGGCAGCAATGATAGGCAATCGTTGGTACAGGTACTGTCTCAACCACACCGCAGCCCCCTCGCCATGGCCAATCCAAAGGTTGCACCATATGGGCTCGCTGCACAGCAGACAATAGAGAGCCTTAAGCTGCCGCGATCTGCCTCTATTCAGCAACAACGGCCACCCGTGCTGGGTGAAAATGTCGCTCAGGTTATGCAGTTTGTGCAATCGGGTAATGCCTATGCTGGGTTTGTGGCACTTGCGCAGGTATTGGCATTACCGACCGCAGTTCAAGGCCGTTATATTGAGGTGCCGTCATCGCTGTATGACCCCATTGCGCAGGATGCTGTATTGGTAACACGGGGTAAGCCAGCGAACAAAGCTGCGGAGGCATTTATGCATTATTTGCGATCTCCGGCGGCGCGTTCATTGATCGAACAAAAAGGTTATCAACTGCCCGCTTATGCGGGAGGGGACGGAGCATGATGGGGGCAGCAGACTGGCAAGCATTATTGCTGACTTTGCGGTTGGCTGCGGTCGTGACACTGCTGCTATTGGTGATATCGACACCGCTAGCCTGGTGGTTAGCGACGACGCGATCTCGTATGAAGGCGCCGGTGGCTGCATTGGTTGCGATGCCTTTGGTGCTTCCTCCGACAGTCATTGGTTTTTATCTGCTCATTGCCATGGGGCCGGCGGGGTTTATCGGCCAGGCAACGGAGGCGTTAGGACTGGGTTTATTGCCGTTTACATTTTGGGGATTGGTCGTTGGCTCGTTGGTTTATTCGTTACCGTTTGTGGTTCAGCCTTTGCAAAACGCCATGCAAGCAATCGGGTCACGCCCACTTGAGGTAGCGGCGAGTATGGGCGCGGGGCCTTACGATCGTTTTTTCTCTGTGGTATTGCCACAGGCAAAATCCGGCTATATCAGTGCGGCTGTTCTCGGTTTTGCACATACATTAGGTGAATTTGGTGTGGTACTGATGATTGGCGGTAATTTGGCCGGTGAAACTCGGGTTGCATCCATACAGATTTATGATCATGTGGAATCACTGCAATATGCGGATGCACATGCGTTGTCGGCGGTGATGGTTGTGCTGTCATTTGTGTTGTTGATTGCGCTTTATAGCGCCCGAGGGCTATCGCGCACCTCTAACGGTGTGGCTCAAGCAAATAGAGCTCCATCGAATGACTGATCGATTACAGGTTGCCATCACCCGTTCACTACCCGGTTTTCAGCTGGATATGCAGCTTGATCTGCCGGCCGAAGGGGTTACGGCGATATACGGGCCTTCAGGCTCAGGTAAAACCTCTTTATTGCGGGCCATAGCTGGTCTTGATCCGGTTGCTGGGGAGATCAATTATCGTGGCAAGACTTGGCTTGATAGCCATCGTTCGCGGCCAATTAGTGTGCCTTGCCATCAGCGTCATATTGGGTATGTATTTCAGGAATCCAGCTTATTGTCGCATTTGGATGTGGCGGGCAATATAGCGTTTGCTCGCAGGCGATGTCCCCGACGTTTGCCGGCCGATGAGGAGGTGAGGATACTGACGCTGCTCGGTATTGAGCCGTTGTTAACAAAACCGGTAGCGGTATTATCCGGCGGTGAACGTCAGCGGGTGGCCATTGCCCGTGCGTTGATCAGTAATCCGTCGCTATTATTGATGGACGAACCACTGGCCGCACTGGACGATACGCGTCGACGCGACATTCTAGCTTTGTTGAAGCAAGTGAAGGCACATACACGCGTGCCGATGTTGTATGTGAGCCACAATAATGCCGAAGTGGCGTATTTAGCCGATCAGTTGGTGCTTGTCGATAATGGTCAGGTAACAGCCAGTGGCGCACTGGCTGACACGCTGGTTGATCACCTGTTGGCGGAACCGATGGTAGTGTTGACGGGTGAAGTGGCGGCTTTGCATGAAAAATGGCAGATGGCAGAAGTTCGTTTAGTCAGTGGGCAATCGGCAGCGGCTGTGGCTTCAGTAGCTGAGAATACACGGCTTTGGTTGCCCGCATCGAATGTGTCGCCCGGTGACGCCGTACGTTTGCAAATTCTTGCTCGTGACGTGAGCATTTCACTGTCGCCAGCGAAAGATTCCAGTATTCAGAATATTCTACCGGCGTGTATTGAAAAAATTTCGCAAAACTCCAACTGCATCATGGTAACCCTGCGAGTAAACGGGCAGGCTATGCTGGCGCAGTTGAGCTTGAGAGCGCTGTCGCGGTTACCGTTGACCGAAGGACTGAATTGTTGGGTGCAGGTGAAGTCTGTGGCCCTGATTTGAAAATATTGATAAGTGTGAATGAGGGTAGTTGTCGTGAAACAATCATGGATCAGTGGTTTTCTTACTTTTATGCTGATATTAGCGATGCCGGTATTGGCATCCGTACCGACGATGCACAATGCTGATGCAAGTAACGCGCCTGAAGCAGTGCAGCGTATCGTTTGGATTGATGTTCGTTCGAAGGCAGAGCATTTTATCGACCGTATTGACGGCGACATGCGCACTGATTGGGAGGCGATTGTTCCTTTTGCAGAGAGTCAGTTTAGCGATAAAACCCAACCGATTGCATTATATTGCCGCAGTGGTAATCGTGCCGGAAAAGCTAAGGCAGCGCTGGAAGCAGCCGGATTTACATCGGTAATCAATGCCGG includes:
- the gltS gene encoding Sodium/glutamate symporter, with product MEVSGGQALVVAILVLFGGKYLNRKVRFLREFSIPEAVSGGLIASLVFTAFYALTNTAILFPTDSRDGFLVLFFTTIGLSSRFALLREGGRMLAILLVAAVGFLFVQNLVGVGVTSVGALNPYLGVLAGSVSLSGGHGTAIAWSPVFAEQYGVNGAMEIGVACATFGLVLGGVIGGPVARFLIRRNQLHGDPGKELLLGVDREKHGMINVDSMLSTILVISLAVGVGLNLQGLLQQAGIRVPDFVPCLFGGILLTNTVPYFAPRFDWPTGKPTLALISDLCLSLFLAMSLMSLQLWTLIDLALPIMLLLLAQVIAAVLFAVVFVYTLMGRNYAAAVMASGYVGLALGATPTAIANMTAVTKKFGPAPAAFVVVPLVGAFFIDIANAVVVNTVLGWLS
- a CDS encoding putative oxidoreductase, translating into MKTIVITGASTGIGLASVEACLKAGYKVIATARKTDDLEKLTQLGATAIPLELTDKNAIETAAAEILAAADNRIDTLFNNAGYGLQIALEDTTWESLHQQHTTNVIGPICLTNALLPALNQGSKLVFNSSILGLITIPFRGPYCMSKYALEATADAYRLELESLGINVHVIEPGPIEANFRQNTLRAMKAVLADRKTRLSYDHHLQRLENPGITKGTLPASSCADVLLDIIDGRKKGPRYLVTSIAKQAALAKRLLGSGFHRIAKANEPITLNKP
- the sir2 gene encoding NAD-dependent protein deacylase Sir2 codes for the protein MTDSTSSLDQNGTLYITGAGVSAESGIPTFRGEDGYWTIGSRNYTPQEMATRHMYQHHPREFLRWYYHRFATYRHHGPNDVHHFLADKNLITQNIDGLDGKAGNPNYIAIHGRLDQMTIYHQQDQPVDIVAAPWDNVDTENLDNSLLALFNINGQPELYHSYKPFVLLFDEYYTDLYRISEAEKRMKSAERMVFMGTSFSVNITNMALEIARQRKIPIEIVDPNPVIVPYANTTYHRLRASDYIQTA
- the modB gene encoding Molybdenum transport system permease protein ModB, coding for MMGAADWQALLLTLRLAAVVTLLLLVISTPLAWWLATTRSRMKAPVAALVAMPLVLPPTVIGFYLLIAMGPAGFIGQATEALGLGLLPFTFWGLVVGSLVYSLPFVVQPLQNAMQAIGSRPLEVAASMGAGPYDRFFSVVLPQAKSGYISAAVLGFAHTLGEFGVVLMIGGNLAGETRVASIQIYDHVESLQYADAHALSAVMVVLSFVLLIALYSARGLSRTSNGVAQANRAPSND
- the cysA_1 gene encoding Sulfate/thiosulfate import ATP-binding protein CysA, with product MTDRLQVAITRSLPGFQLDMQLDLPAEGVTAIYGPSGSGKTSLLRAIAGLDPVAGEINYRGKTWLDSHRSRPISVPCHQRHIGYVFQESSLLSHLDVAGNIAFARRRCPRRLPADEEVRILTLLGIEPLLTKPVAVLSGGERQRVAIARALISNPSLLLMDEPLAALDDTRRRDILALLKQVKAHTRVPMLYVSHNNAEVAYLADQLVLVDNGQVTASGALADTLVDHLLAEPMVVLTGEVAALHEKWQMAEVRLVSGQSAAAVASVAENTRLWLPASNVSPGDAVRLQILARDVSISLSPAKDSSIQNILPACIEKISQNSNCIMVTLRVNGQAMLAQLSLRALSRLPLTEGLNCWVQVKSVALI
- the pspE gene encoding Thiosulfate sulfurtransferase PspE — protein: MKQSWISGFLTFMLILAMPVLASVPTMHNADASNAPEAVQRIVWIDVRSKAEHFIDRIDGDMRTDWEAIVPFAESQFSDKTQPIALYCRSGNRAGKAKAALEAAGFTSVINAGSIGEARAARTTELAAEQCQKGDSTTEGC